Proteins encoded within one genomic window of Tidjanibacter massiliensis:
- the traK gene encoding conjugative transposon protein TraK, which produces MEFKTLTNIQSAFDRIRLVVVLVLAGNTLLTAVALWRSYDFAERQRQKIYVLDQGKSLMLALAQDAAQNRPVEAREHVRRFHELFFSLAPDKEAIESNVARALALADGSAYAYYRNLAERGYYNRIIGGDIIQRIEVDSIACDFDSYPYRVVTYARQHIVRASNRTLRSLVTHCTLRNTQRSDSNPQGFLIENFIVTENKDLTNHEK; this is translated from the coding sequence ATGGAGTTCAAGACACTGACCAATATCCAGAGCGCGTTCGACCGCATACGACTCGTCGTCGTGCTCGTCCTGGCAGGTAACACGCTGCTGACGGCCGTCGCCCTGTGGCGAAGCTACGACTTCGCCGAGCGGCAGCGGCAGAAGATTTACGTACTCGACCAGGGCAAAAGTCTGATGCTGGCCCTCGCACAGGATGCCGCGCAGAACCGCCCGGTCGAAGCCCGCGAACACGTGCGCCGTTTTCACGAACTGTTCTTTTCGCTGGCTCCGGACAAAGAGGCCATCGAGAGCAACGTCGCACGTGCCCTGGCCCTGGCCGACGGCAGCGCCTACGCCTACTACCGCAACCTGGCAGAGCGGGGCTACTACAACCGCATCATCGGAGGCGACATTATCCAGCGGATAGAAGTGGACAGCATCGCTTGCGACTTCGACAGCTATCCCTACCGGGTTGTAACCTATGCCCGGCAGCATATCGTCCGCGCCAGCAACCGCACGCTCCGCAGTCTCGTGACGCACTGCACGCTGCGCAACACCCAGCGTTCGGACAGCAATCCCCAGGGATTCCTCATTGAAAATTTCATAGTAACGGAAAACAAAGACCTCACAAACCATGAAAAATAA
- a CDS encoding TraL conjugative transposon family protein — protein sequence MKNNLEHLRERLRRAAEGVRHRCDALSPQQRRWTAAGLLLALLTLNLFTTLRDISSGRERLRGRIEHLHPVPLITDMTDSTSINSVCYGSDTTR from the coding sequence ATGAAAAATAATCTCGAACATCTCCGGGAGCGGCTGCGACGGGCCGCAGAGGGAGTGCGGCACCGCTGCGATGCGCTCTCTCCGCAACAGAGGAGATGGACTGCCGCAGGCCTGCTGCTCGCACTGCTGACGCTGAATCTGTTCACTACGCTGCGGGACATCTCCTCGGGCAGGGAACGGCTGCGCGGCCGCATCGAACACCTGCATCCCGTACCGCTGATTACCGATATGACAGACAGCACCTCGATAAACTCCGTATGTTATGGCAGCGACACAACCCGGTAA
- the traM gene encoding conjugative transposon protein TraM, producing MAATQPGKESQQASKQKAWQHLRSGLAIGAMTALCGGFLWMLYAPQEKTPGNEMFEGFDTSIPDATVSEMNADKRKVYEEIHRQELWQDKVRSLEDFSEDTLLSDSMTRIETSPTPGAGASAIDASHDTYRTLNRQIASFYRPTPAEDPRVADLQRQVEELTRRLESRTSPSVEHPTADEVLERSYALAARYFPNGAADGREPVAASVPATVSPAEQITVVRPVTSVVSTLALPDTLPDIPRNRAFRTAVGPDTTTPTGMIHACIAGEQRIAAGERVRLRLLDRVQAGETLLPEGTIIYGTATISGQRLGIRVQSLASDAGLLTVNLTAYDTDGQPGLFIPDTAERSALKEAAASAGNNLGSGITVTRGAGQQIASDLTRSLLSGGTKYLSAKLREVRITLKAGHTLFLVSEQ from the coding sequence ATGGCAGCGACACAACCCGGTAAAGAGTCCCAGCAGGCATCCAAACAAAAGGCATGGCAGCACCTGCGCTCCGGACTTGCCATCGGTGCGATGACGGCCCTGTGCGGCGGTTTTCTGTGGATGCTCTACGCCCCGCAGGAGAAGACGCCCGGCAACGAGATGTTCGAAGGTTTCGATACGTCGATTCCCGATGCGACAGTGAGCGAAATGAACGCTGATAAACGCAAGGTTTATGAAGAGATACACCGGCAGGAGCTGTGGCAGGACAAAGTACGGTCGCTGGAAGACTTCTCCGAGGACACGCTGCTTTCGGACAGTATGACAAGGATAGAAACTTCGCCGACACCCGGAGCCGGAGCAAGCGCCATCGACGCCTCGCACGATACCTACCGGACGCTGAACCGGCAGATAGCCTCCTTCTACCGTCCGACACCTGCTGAGGATCCTCGTGTCGCGGATTTGCAGCGGCAGGTCGAGGAGCTGACCCGCCGCCTGGAAAGCCGGACGTCTCCGTCGGTAGAACATCCTACGGCAGACGAGGTACTGGAGCGCAGCTATGCATTGGCGGCCCGCTACTTCCCTAACGGTGCTGCCGACGGCAGAGAACCTGTTGCGGCATCCGTACCTGCGACCGTGAGTCCGGCGGAACAGATAACCGTCGTGCGGCCCGTAACATCGGTAGTGTCCACGCTCGCCCTGCCCGACACGTTGCCGGACATACCCCGTAACCGGGCATTCCGTACCGCAGTGGGACCGGATACGACGACTCCGACCGGTATGATTCATGCCTGCATCGCCGGGGAACAGCGCATCGCGGCCGGGGAGCGGGTACGCCTGCGGCTGCTCGACCGGGTGCAGGCCGGAGAGACCCTCCTGCCGGAAGGAACGATAATCTACGGCACGGCCACAATCAGCGGCCAAAGGCTCGGTATCCGGGTGCAGTCGCTCGCATCCGACGCCGGACTTCTCACTGTCAATCTTACGGCCTACGATACGGACGGCCAGCCGGGACTCTTCATTCCCGATACCGCAGAGCGCTCGGCACTCAAAGAGGCAGCGGCGAGTGCCGGCAACAACCTCGGCTCGGGGATTACGGTGACACGCGGTGCAGGTCAGCAAATCGCTTCAGACCTTACCCGCTCGCTCCTCTCGGGAGGCACGAAGTACCTCTCGGCCAAACTGCGCGAAGTGCGAATAACGCTCAAAGCGGGACACACGCTTTTTCTTGTCTCGGAACAGTAA
- the traN gene encoding conjugative transposon protein TraN, which produces MKRYIVFLLCLCAGRSGQAQIPQSEITPRQVEVSFNKTTHLIFPAPVQYVDLGSTDIIADKAAGAANVVRLKAAVRDFQAETNLTVITADGCFYAFDVRYADDPGQLSIRIMNDLQAQIPEGKAPTVPVRLDALDGDDAARIDSATEQIYNNDKPQIKHIGYKRYGLQTLLTGIYIDSEGWLYFGIEMRNDSRIPFDIDHIRMYVRDKRLPRRTAVQDIEIIPVRRLHPLSEIDTGKTGRTVWAIPKMTIPDGKALHIDIYERGGGRHQSLRVENRDILAAKPIPESR; this is translated from the coding sequence ATGAAAAGATACATCGTCTTTCTGCTCTGCCTCTGCGCAGGTCGCAGCGGGCAGGCCCAGATACCGCAGTCGGAGATAACACCCCGTCAGGTCGAAGTGTCGTTCAACAAGACCACGCACCTGATTTTCCCTGCCCCCGTGCAGTACGTGGACCTCGGTTCGACGGATATCATCGCCGACAAAGCCGCAGGAGCGGCCAACGTCGTGCGACTGAAAGCTGCCGTGCGCGACTTTCAGGCAGAAACCAATCTGACGGTTATCACCGCCGACGGCTGCTTCTACGCTTTCGACGTGCGGTATGCCGATGACCCCGGGCAGCTCTCGATACGCATTATGAACGACCTGCAAGCGCAAATTCCTGAAGGGAAAGCGCCGACGGTACCTGTGCGCCTCGATGCGCTGGACGGGGATGACGCAGCTCGCATAGACAGTGCGACGGAACAAATTTACAACAATGACAAGCCGCAGATTAAACATATCGGTTACAAGCGCTACGGACTGCAAACGCTTCTCACAGGAATCTATATCGACAGCGAGGGATGGCTCTATTTCGGTATCGAAATGCGCAATGACAGCCGCATACCCTTCGACATAGACCATATCCGCATGTATGTTCGGGACAAACGCTTGCCCCGCCGCACGGCCGTGCAGGATATAGAAATCATTCCCGTCCGCCGCCTGCACCCCCTGTCCGAAATCGACACGGGCAAGACGGGCCGTACCGTGTGGGCCATTCCCAAGATGACCATTCCCGACGGTAAAGCTCTGCACATAGATATTTATGAGCGAGGCGGAGGACGCCACCAAAGTCTCCGTGTCGAAAACCGAGACATCCTCGCCGCCAAACCTATTCCCGAATCCCGATAA
- a CDS encoding conjugal transfer protein TraO, with translation MKGLITAFFLLLGICPATEVAAQRDLHRQLSLHMQAGTVDGLSVCSRYGEYAWGTAIALERTNRNRTHWKFGVEYLHRDFRYGPQCVPQRQYLAGVGYYVHLLHDRGYHVRVSAGGTLLVGYETVGGRSRTLYDGARLVNDNAVLWGGALSAELSAFLSDRVALSLEVAQRITAGSSVTLFRTTVSVGIRFIIN, from the coding sequence ATGAAAGGACTTATCACCGCATTTTTTCTGCTCCTCGGCATCTGCCCGGCAACCGAGGTCGCAGCACAGCGCGACCTGCACCGCCAGCTATCACTACACATGCAGGCAGGAACGGTGGACGGACTGAGCGTATGCAGCCGGTACGGAGAGTACGCATGGGGTACGGCCATAGCGCTGGAGCGGACAAACCGGAACCGCACACATTGGAAGTTCGGAGTCGAATATCTGCACCGCGACTTCCGCTACGGCCCGCAGTGCGTACCCCAGCGACAATACCTGGCCGGTGTCGGCTACTACGTCCACCTGCTGCACGACCGGGGCTATCACGTCCGCGTATCTGCGGGCGGGACCCTGCTGGTCGGCTATGAAACAGTCGGCGGCCGCAGCAGGACACTCTACGACGGGGCACGGTTGGTAAACGACAATGCCGTATTGTGGGGAGGAGCGCTCTCGGCGGAACTGTCCGCCTTTCTTTCGGACCGGGTAGCTCTGTCGCTGGAAGTGGCACAACGCATCACCGCAGGTTCCTCCGTCACACTCTTCCGCACCACCGTATCCGTCGGGATACGCTTCATCATCAACTAA
- a CDS encoding DUF3872 domain-containing protein: protein MCAGLLAAACSDGIEVRQKYSFKISTWPLPAEVAPGEEVEIRFTLEREGDYAGAEYGFSWVQTDGKGTLRDSRGMYYTDREEYELRVVPDLDVSDPLAWRFTLWYRPTGSDDPSLRFIVTDNFGQQQEAECSFRLVESDDAV, encoded by the coding sequence CTGTGCGCAGGACTTCTGGCGGCAGCCTGCAGTGACGGCATCGAGGTCCGGCAGAAGTATTCTTTCAAAATTTCCACCTGGCCGCTGCCCGCAGAGGTCGCACCGGGCGAAGAGGTGGAGATACGCTTCACTCTGGAGCGCGAGGGCGACTACGCAGGCGCGGAGTACGGATTCAGTTGGGTACAGACCGACGGAAAAGGCACGCTGCGCGATTCGCGCGGGATGTACTACACGGACCGCGAAGAATACGAACTGCGCGTGGTTCCCGACCTGGACGTTTCCGACCCGCTGGCGTGGCGCTTTACGCTCTGGTACCGGCCAACGGGCAGCGACGACCCCTCCCTGCGCTTTATCGTAACCGACAACTTCGGGCAGCAACAGGAAGCGGAGTGCTCTTTCCGACTCGTGGAGTCGGACGATGCCGTATAA
- a CDS encoding DUF4906 domain-containing protein: MKLKSMIILCGLVAAGCAACSREIQPAGERNIPEGQVRVVMPVQAGQMECVTRAADEDTVNDLNVYLFDAYSRELVLHSYLTSMELEFNCVPGNYELYVIANAYADLGELQYAQVTDRTVNFMVGLRSLPMSAMRELQIEQQPGNQVTLPPLELERDMAKVTYSISAAPAMNGVEIVSLQVCNIPRRGAVFGDTAPSTQEDEYVSSNRSIVMDGQGRYTDELYMPQNCQGTVASVTDQRLKDADHAPQYAAYLMIRAVRENKVLEYRVYLGENNTTDFNVRRNTRYSLDITIEGESEVDTRVQCYTLDVYDDLENSDAALSGYCIPSKAWNLHFDIAGNTAGRKISGTVTLREGVASCFKFNTNPYGQTGTIALWNQNGPNSLPVIYNPPVVTEANGWIEYDVLLVDDGGFRKTYTFRHMLANEVRAVPYGDEVLTVTGAPYYLRQEDGTLRIACYENGCTLRAPQYSAGMRFAGWYADATYRTRLSTKVQYLCKPSATLTVLYAKYEKM; this comes from the coding sequence ATGAAACTCAAATCAATGATTATTCTTTGCGGCCTCGTCGCTGCGGGATGTGCCGCCTGCTCGCGCGAGATACAGCCCGCCGGGGAGCGGAACATCCCCGAAGGGCAGGTACGGGTCGTTATGCCCGTACAGGCCGGGCAGATGGAGTGCGTAACACGTGCGGCGGATGAAGACACGGTAAACGACCTGAACGTCTATCTTTTCGATGCCTACTCCCGAGAGCTGGTTCTGCACAGCTATCTTACGTCTATGGAGCTGGAATTTAATTGCGTTCCGGGAAACTACGAACTCTATGTCATCGCCAATGCCTATGCCGATCTGGGGGAATTGCAGTATGCGCAAGTTACTGACAGGACGGTAAACTTTATGGTCGGGCTTCGGAGCTTGCCGATGTCGGCGATGCGGGAACTTCAAATCGAGCAGCAGCCGGGAAATCAGGTGACGTTGCCGCCGCTGGAACTCGAAAGGGATATGGCGAAAGTGACGTACAGCATTTCCGCAGCTCCCGCTATGAATGGTGTGGAAATCGTGTCGCTGCAAGTCTGCAACATACCCCGGCGGGGAGCGGTCTTCGGCGATACGGCTCCTTCGACGCAGGAAGACGAATATGTCTCCAGCAACCGGAGTATCGTAATGGACGGACAAGGACGCTATACGGATGAACTGTACATGCCGCAGAACTGTCAGGGAACCGTTGCCTCCGTTACCGACCAGCGGCTGAAGGATGCCGACCATGCCCCGCAGTATGCGGCGTATTTGATGATTCGGGCCGTGCGGGAAAACAAGGTACTCGAATACCGGGTATATCTCGGGGAGAACAACACGACGGATTTCAACGTCCGCCGCAATACCCGCTATTCGCTCGACATCACCATCGAGGGCGAGAGCGAGGTGGACACCCGCGTGCAGTGCTACACGCTCGACGTGTACGACGATTTGGAGAACTCCGACGCAGCACTCTCCGGCTATTGCATCCCCTCGAAGGCGTGGAATCTGCATTTCGACATTGCCGGGAATACGGCCGGCCGCAAGATAAGCGGCACGGTGACGCTCCGGGAAGGCGTGGCATCCTGTTTCAAGTTCAACACCAATCCTTACGGACAGACCGGGACGATCGCCCTGTGGAATCAGAACGGCCCAAACTCCCTGCCGGTAATCTACAATCCGCCCGTCGTGACCGAAGCGAACGGATGGATAGAGTACGACGTGCTGCTGGTCGATGACGGAGGATTCCGCAAGACCTACACCTTCCGGCACATGCTGGCCAACGAGGTCCGGGCCGTGCCTTACGGTGATGAAGTGCTCACGGTGACCGGTGCTCCGTACTACCTGCGCCAGGAGGACGGAACCCTGCGCATCGCCTGTTACGAAAACGGATGCACCCTGCGGGCCCCGCAGTACAGCGCAGGGATGCGGTTCGCCGGATGGTATGCCGATGCCACTTACCGAACGAGGCTCTCGACCAAAGTGCAATACCTTTGCAAACCTTCGGCGACGCTGACCGTCCTATATGCCAAATACGAAAAAATGTAG
- a CDS encoding helix-turn-helix domain-containing protein, with translation MTIGNAIKERRKMLKITQRTLAELAGVGINTLTKIERNEGNPSLDVLERILDTLGLELRVGIKNSDKL, from the coding sequence ATGACTATCGGCAATGCAATCAAGGAGCGTCGCAAGATGCTGAAGATTACCCAGCGCACGCTGGCGGAGTTGGCTGGCGTAGGAATCAATACCCTCACAAAGATCGAACGCAACGAAGGGAATCCTTCGCTCGACGTGCTGGAACGGATTCTCGACACGCTGGGGCTGGAACTGCGGGTAGGCATCAAAAACAGCGATAAATTATGA
- a CDS encoding HipA N-terminal domain-containing protein, whose translation MRQGMVYMNGIPAGVITEVSTTEYLFRYEDAYYADAAMPAVSLTLPKTQQEYWSPYLFPFFSNMLSEGRNRAVQSRLLHIDENDHFGILLATAQTDVAGAVTVKPL comes from the coding sequence ATGAGGCAAGGGATGGTTTATATGAACGGCATTCCGGCCGGAGTGATAACCGAAGTGTCAACAACAGAGTATCTGTTCCGGTATGAAGACGCTTATTATGCGGACGCAGCGATGCCTGCCGTCAGCCTGACGCTGCCCAAGACACAGCAGGAGTATTGGTCGCCTTATCTTTTCCCGTTTTTCAGCAATATGCTCTCTGAAGGACGCAATCGCGCCGTGCAGTCCCGGTTGCTGCATATCGACGAGAACGACCATTTCGGCATTCTGCTGGCAACGGCGCAGACCGATGTCGCCGGAGCCGTAACCGTTAAGCCTTTATGA
- a CDS encoding type II toxin-antitoxin system HipA family toxin — MNPITICPSTLSEGYDTYSPVASRRLFDGRTVSPYLDYAPIDDDSQPATQEEFMHNQERISLSGVQPKYSMVVRDGKLRLTEEGEQGRYILKPKLSDFRNRLYSAANENLTMQIAAQVFGIETAENGLCFFRGGEAAYIVKRFDVKPDGTKRRKEDFASLAGLTAQNGGQNYKYDVLTYEECGDLIRRYLPAWRVEMLKFFDLVVFNFLVCNGDAHLKNFSVLETESGDFRLAPAYDLINTKLHVDDRIFALDRGLLRGDAAAHTPFGMIGGATFTEFGKRLGLPEKTVRRELDRFCATYSLLDRLIRNSYLSDELKEVYRNMYLGRRDSYLKVGL; from the coding sequence ATGAATCCAATTACGATATGTCCCTCGACATTGAGCGAGGGTTACGACACCTATTCTCCCGTAGCGAGCCGACGTCTGTTCGACGGCCGGACGGTATCGCCCTATCTGGATTATGCGCCCATCGACGACGACAGCCAGCCTGCGACGCAGGAGGAGTTCATGCACAATCAGGAGCGGATTTCGCTCTCCGGCGTGCAGCCGAAATACTCGATGGTCGTCCGGGACGGCAAATTGCGACTGACCGAAGAGGGCGAACAGGGTCGTTATATCCTCAAACCGAAGTTGAGCGATTTCCGCAACCGTCTGTACAGTGCGGCGAACGAAAATCTGACGATGCAGATAGCCGCACAGGTGTTCGGCATCGAGACGGCCGAGAACGGATTGTGCTTCTTCCGAGGCGGCGAAGCGGCCTACATCGTAAAACGTTTCGATGTCAAGCCGGACGGCACGAAGCGCCGCAAGGAAGATTTCGCGTCGCTGGCAGGACTGACCGCACAGAACGGAGGCCAGAACTACAAATACGATGTGCTGACCTACGAAGAGTGCGGCGACCTGATTCGCAGATACCTGCCTGCCTGGAGGGTCGAGATGCTGAAATTCTTCGATCTGGTCGTGTTCAATTTCCTCGTCTGCAACGGCGATGCACACCTGAAAAACTTCTCGGTATTGGAAACCGAATCGGGCGATTTCCGGCTGGCTCCGGCATACGATCTTATCAACACGAAGCTGCACGTCGATGACCGGATTTTCGCGCTCGACAGAGGATTATTGAGAGGCGATGCTGCCGCCCATACGCCTTTCGGGATGATTGGCGGCGCGACCTTTACGGAGTTCGGGAAACGGCTGGGACTTCCCGAGAAGACGGTACGCCGGGAGTTGGACCGATTCTGCGCTACGTATTCCTTGCTGGACAGGCTGATTCGGAACTCCTACCTGTCCGACGAAC